The following proteins come from a genomic window of Proteinivorax hydrogeniformans:
- a CDS encoding transglutaminase domain-containing protein, with the protein MKLGLNKFVTIIWFMLFVLSFHSQFPARNPGFIAVLFLTLLFWVIEKLIGNKWVVTLFQIALAFIYVQGMSPYGVTGIIDILAEDFIAIFYGRFDRVSALFSAVCCVIMAFLLQRIFLKKPGKNAYLIFTILGSAALIGISIYTERPFANLFIILGLYLVADRNVEKRYLTVPWHKVSVTILIVVLIFFIFGWTFDRPLQGIQTVEELVDSFQDTKGATSPNSGHGEIRESGYSTSDEILGYALEMDDTPVLQVTTDEPHYLRGHYRYVYNGRGWSEPPQIESELYFPTSLPISKKEGVEYTVVEGEVEVLSGSYNVLFTPGNTEAIYMDQNPTISISNFRELEINNRLSAGDSYRFVSHIANWDIEFLKKQQFRSDSIPEALQLPEGYENGPVAELTEEVIEGHEGPFNKAKAIESHLRNNYRYSLDVYPPEEGEDLVEEFLFTQEQGYCSHFASAFVVMARLAGIESRWVSGFNSGTLQGDHYIIKRENAHAWPEVYIDNSGWVPFEPTPGFVHHGVAEEEDGSLDDIDIDGQDDLENDDLDREAGHDDDSTDNGDEETKISSIIFWGSVILLISASSIGYYNAKRKDRNKSRELATIVLYNRLLTKLKFCRLGKKNSETPLEYKSRLDKLPGLPQSLLQKITSTFEGVYYGGQKVTDSQYQEIEKGYKNINLFKIIYYRAKKILGFKNRV; encoded by the coding sequence ATGAAGCTAGGGTTAAATAAATTTGTGACTATTATTTGGTTTATGCTTTTTGTTTTATCCTTCCATTCTCAGTTTCCTGCAAGAAATCCAGGGTTTATAGCAGTGCTATTTTTAACACTGTTATTTTGGGTGATTGAGAAATTGATAGGTAATAAGTGGGTTGTTACGCTTTTTCAGATAGCATTAGCTTTTATTTATGTACAGGGGATGTCCCCTTATGGTGTTACTGGCATTATAGATATTTTAGCTGAAGATTTTATTGCTATTTTCTATGGGCGCTTTGATAGGGTTTCTGCTTTATTTAGTGCAGTATGTTGTGTTATCATGGCCTTTTTACTTCAGCGAATTTTCTTAAAAAAACCTGGTAAAAACGCTTATTTAATATTCACTATTTTGGGCAGTGCAGCACTAATAGGAATTAGCATTTATACCGAAAGGCCGTTTGCCAACCTATTTATAATACTAGGTTTATATTTAGTAGCTGATAGAAATGTGGAAAAAAGGTACTTAACTGTACCGTGGCATAAGGTTAGTGTAACCATTCTCATAGTAGTCCTTATCTTCTTTATATTTGGCTGGACTTTTGATAGGCCGCTGCAGGGGATACAGACCGTCGAGGAACTTGTTGATAGTTTTCAAGATACAAAAGGAGCAACGTCTCCAAATAGCGGGCATGGTGAGATAAGAGAATCTGGTTATAGCACTAGCGATGAAATACTGGGGTATGCTTTGGAGATGGATGATACTCCTGTATTACAAGTGACTACTGATGAACCTCATTATCTAAGGGGGCACTACAGATATGTATACAACGGGCGAGGTTGGTCGGAACCCCCACAAATTGAATCAGAGCTTTATTTTCCAACTTCTCTCCCTATATCAAAAAAAGAAGGTGTTGAGTACACAGTTGTAGAAGGAGAAGTAGAGGTTTTAAGTGGTAGCTACAATGTACTTTTTACACCTGGCAATACCGAAGCAATTTACATGGACCAAAACCCCACCATTTCAATAAGCAATTTTAGAGAACTTGAAATTAACAATAGATTGTCTGCGGGAGATAGCTATCGGTTTGTCAGCCATATCGCCAACTGGGATATAGAGTTTCTTAAAAAGCAGCAGTTTCGATCAGATTCAATTCCAGAGGCGCTACAACTTCCAGAAGGGTACGAAAACGGCCCTGTAGCTGAGCTGACAGAAGAAGTTATAGAAGGTCATGAAGGTCCATTTAACAAAGCTAAAGCAATAGAGTCGCACTTGCGCAACAATTATAGGTATTCTTTAGATGTTTACCCCCCAGAAGAAGGAGAAGATTTAGTGGAAGAGTTTCTTTTCACCCAGGAGCAAGGATATTGTTCCCACTTTGCTAGTGCGTTTGTCGTTATGGCAAGGTTAGCGGGTATAGAGTCTCGCTGGGTATCTGGGTTTAACAGCGGCACCTTACAAGGTGACCATTATATCATTAAAAGGGAAAATGCTCATGCATGGCCGGAAGTTTATATTGATAACAGTGGATGGGTGCCATTTGAACCTACCCCCGGTTTTGTACATCACGGTGTAGCAGAGGAAGAGGATGGAAGCTTAGACGATATAGATATAGATGGGCAGGATGACTTAGAAAATGATGATTTAGATCGCGAAGCTGGTCATGACGATGATAGCACCGACAATGGTGATGAAGAAACTAAAATATCTTCAATAATATTTTGGGGAAGCGTCATACTTTTGATTTCAGCCTCCAGCATTGGTTATTACAATGCCAAAAGAAAGGACAGAAACAAAAGTAGAGAGCTAGCTACAATTGTTTTGTATAATAGACTGCTAACAAAACTTAAGTTTTGTAGACTGGGTAAGAAAAATAGCGAGACACCTTTAGAATACAAATCTAGATTGGACAAATTACCAGGCTTACCTCAAAGCTTATTGCAAAAAATCACAAGCACATTTGAAGGTGTTTACTACGGTGGTCAAAAAGTTACTGACTCTCAGTATCAAGAGATAGAAAAAGGTTATAAAAACATTAATTTATTTAAGATTATTTATTATAGAGCAAAAAAAATATTAGGCTTTAAAAATAGGGTATAA
- a CDS encoding DUF58 domain-containing protein has protein sequence MLSAIVLIYIWTLFLNHHRVEQFFWLTALICIFPMTALLRAFHGIKAERIIAKRKKLFAEDDMEVKIKVYNRIFMPTFLPEVVDSLPLIYKLKHRKHENAKGVLPFVFKERELVYKLSDLPRGQLLFGDIYLNKKDLFGLVKIKKVIKSSESILVYPKYINVSTESIVGIKNQQQGGPKQYQTNDTTQISGVREYQHGDKLSLVHWKASAKNSMLMSKEFIPSLNRRSHLILDCYKENENKTNEIFELCVSVAATVTNAFGNSGEPFSVMMNNAHRWEVEKKHKGQFLLEAMEKLALVRNDGNIPLATFCRYNTYRFEKGTSLIIVTTCVDEKLKKYITNLINKKVLVKIYLIGEQSTDTSLPFIHPITSLEQMLPWSEGRKVYEARVK, from the coding sequence TTGCTGTCAGCCATAGTCCTTATTTATATATGGACACTTTTTTTGAATCATCATAGAGTAGAACAGTTTTTTTGGTTGACAGCCTTAATTTGTATATTTCCCATGACCGCTTTGCTGAGAGCATTCCATGGTATAAAAGCTGAGCGCATAATAGCTAAGCGCAAGAAGCTTTTTGCTGAGGACGATATGGAGGTAAAAATTAAAGTTTACAACAGAATATTTATGCCTACGTTTTTACCAGAGGTAGTTGACTCTCTTCCTTTAATTTATAAGTTAAAGCATAGAAAACATGAGAACGCAAAAGGCGTGTTGCCCTTTGTATTTAAAGAGAGGGAACTGGTATACAAATTGAGTGACCTGCCGAGGGGGCAGCTCCTATTTGGTGATATTTATCTAAATAAAAAGGATCTTTTTGGGCTTGTAAAGATAAAGAAAGTCATCAAATCCTCAGAAAGCATTTTAGTTTATCCTAAGTATATAAATGTTAGCACTGAGTCCATTGTTGGTATAAAAAATCAGCAACAAGGTGGACCAAAACAATACCAGACAAATGATACTACACAGATTTCTGGCGTACGTGAATACCAGCATGGAGACAAGCTAAGTTTAGTGCACTGGAAAGCTAGCGCCAAAAACTCTATGCTTATGAGTAAGGAGTTTATTCCTTCTTTAAATCGAAGAAGTCATCTAATTTTAGATTGTTATAAGGAAAATGAAAATAAAACAAATGAGATATTTGAGTTATGTGTCAGTGTCGCAGCCACTGTGACTAATGCATTTGGGAATAGTGGCGAACCCTTTAGCGTCATGATGAATAATGCCCACCGATGGGAAGTTGAAAAAAAACATAAGGGACAGTTTTTATTAGAAGCTATGGAAAAGTTGGCCCTTGTCCGAAATGATGGGAACATACCTTTAGCAACTTTTTGCAGGTATAACACTTATAGGTTTGAAAAGGGTACAAGTTTAATTATAGTAACCACATGCGTTGACGAGAAACTAAAAAAATACATTACAAACTTAATCAACAAAAAGGTTTTGGTAAAAATATACTTAATTGGAGAGCAGAGCACTGACACTAGTTTACCCTTTATCCACCCAATAACGTCTCTAGAACAGATGTTACCTTGGAGCGAAGGGAGGAAAGTATATGAAGCTAGGGTTAAATAA
- a CDS encoding MoxR family ATPase — protein MEHAEEKKVIESIRKQLSTILIDKDEVIEDILVATLANGHVLLEDIPGIGKTVLVKGLAKIMGCSNRRIQFTPDLLPSDVTGVSIFNQKTTEFDFKPGPVMANVVLADEINRTSPKTQASLLEAMEEKQITVDGATYKLPEPFIVFATQNPIEHEGTYNLPEAQLDRFMIRCSIGYPSVNGEKQIINSQLKGEHPLERLDPEQTVSIEQLKSLQKRVDDINTSDELIDYIVDLVRKTREHPAIYLGGSPRAALALIKASKSKALLSGRGYVIPDDVKAMFKQVLGHRIILHTDEIMQGQKPQLVLREILNGTDVPVGKQVG, from the coding sequence ATGGAACATGCAGAGGAGAAAAAAGTTATCGAAAGTATTAGAAAGCAGCTTTCCACAATTTTAATTGATAAAGATGAGGTTATAGAAGATATTTTAGTAGCTACTTTGGCAAACGGTCACGTGCTTTTAGAAGATATTCCAGGTATTGGGAAAACTGTATTAGTAAAAGGATTAGCCAAAATAATGGGCTGTTCAAATAGAAGAATTCAGTTTACCCCAGATTTACTTCCATCTGATGTTACCGGTGTTTCTATATTCAATCAAAAAACAACTGAGTTTGACTTTAAGCCTGGGCCTGTAATGGCCAACGTAGTGTTGGCTGATGAAATTAATAGAACATCTCCTAAAACTCAGGCAAGTTTATTAGAGGCGATGGAGGAGAAACAAATCACTGTTGATGGGGCTACCTATAAGTTGCCAGAACCTTTTATAGTTTTCGCAACTCAAAACCCCATTGAGCATGAAGGAACATATAATTTGCCAGAGGCGCAATTAGATAGATTTATGATAAGGTGTTCCATAGGATACCCTTCTGTAAATGGAGAAAAGCAAATAATAAACTCGCAACTAAAAGGAGAACATCCATTAGAGCGGCTAGACCCTGAACAAACTGTTAGCATCGAACAGCTCAAAAGTTTACAAAAAAGAGTTGATGATATAAATACAAGTGACGAGCTTATAGACTATATTGTAGATTTAGTTAGGAAAACTAGAGAGCATCCAGCAATATACTTAGGAGGAAGCCCTAGAGCAGCATTGGCCCTTATAAAAGCCTCAAAGTCTAAAGCGCTGCTAAGTGGAAGAGGGTACGTGATTCCTGATGATGTAAAGGCTATGTTCAAGCAGGTGTTAGGCCATAGAATAATCCTCCATACAGATGAAATCATGCAAGGTCAAAAACCACAATTAGTGCTAAGAGAAATATTAAATGGTACCGATGTACCAGTTGGTAAACAGGTAGGGTAG
- a CDS encoding transglutaminase domain-containing protein, whose protein sequence is MRLNINKVVIILWLSFFTLIFTSPFPVQNPGFAVILLLVILFKVTERFLKRPWLAILVQILLAVGFLLLNLPSIEASISLLINDFSSLFFGYFSRISPFFSAIYCVLLAFIYHYLFLKNPKRISVVLGIFIGASVIAWNLIYVTLGSKVHVGIFIIMGFYILANMGSDQNSLKMPKYKANGYILLAILVVVTLGLSIDHQVKGLDGIKEVIEELPAIGSGGARISGYGTDDEELGHPLEMDDTKVLRVSADEYHYLRGHFRYIYNGRGWLGTHRFQPTTHSASDLPVSYKDGVEYTTVRGEVEVLRGQYDVLFTPGNTKKVELDGVTRLSTSSFKELEVENVEDFIATGDSYVFYSEIPNWDEEYLAKQPRKSERNKIALDLPEGYSKSPVAELVDEIVEGEEGPYNKAKAIERYLRFNYQYSLDVELPAEGQDFVEDFLFNQQKGYCAHFSTAFVVMARLADIEARWVSGFNHGTRDGDSYIIRQRNAHSWPEVYIANAGWVAFEPTPGFRNIARDITRDESDSYERDLGENQHDHIEEGYWDEEGDWVGGSTDDDPNQTNVPVTFIIISLLTGLLAILAVRIIKGKKEALLSNESAVIKSYHVVLKRLHRIKMARSLSETPLEYSNRLNEYPWIPHSIVLRLTHAFEKAYYGQQSIGKSERDEIVSQRKSASIFKMLRTKMLYSLGVKK, encoded by the coding sequence ATGAGGCTAAATATCAACAAGGTTGTAATTATATTATGGCTTTCATTTTTCACTTTAATATTTACCTCCCCTTTCCCTGTCCAAAATCCAGGCTTTGCTGTAATTTTACTTCTTGTTATTTTATTTAAAGTGACAGAAAGATTTCTTAAAAGACCTTGGTTGGCTATTTTAGTTCAGATCCTTTTAGCCGTTGGTTTTTTACTGCTTAACCTGCCGTCGATAGAAGCTAGTATCAGTTTGCTGATAAATGATTTTAGCTCCCTTTTCTTTGGGTACTTTAGCAGGATTTCTCCATTTTTCAGCGCTATTTATTGCGTGCTTTTAGCATTCATTTATCACTATTTGTTTTTAAAAAACCCAAAAAGAATATCGGTAGTATTAGGTATTTTTATCGGGGCAAGCGTTATAGCATGGAATCTTATTTATGTTACTTTAGGTTCAAAGGTTCATGTTGGAATCTTTATTATCATGGGGTTTTATATTCTTGCAAATATGGGTTCTGACCAGAATTCGTTAAAGATGCCTAAGTATAAGGCTAATGGTTATATATTATTGGCAATACTTGTTGTAGTAACCCTTGGTTTATCGATTGACCATCAAGTAAAAGGGCTAGATGGAATAAAAGAAGTAATAGAAGAGTTGCCGGCTATCGGAAGCGGGGGAGCTAGAATATCTGGCTATGGCACTGATGATGAAGAGTTGGGGCATCCACTAGAAATGGATGATACAAAAGTGCTTAGGGTGTCAGCGGATGAGTACCACTATCTGCGAGGACATTTTCGCTATATTTATAACGGAAGAGGGTGGCTTGGAACGCATCGATTTCAACCGACAACACATTCGGCATCAGACCTTCCTGTCAGTTACAAGGACGGTGTAGAATATACTACTGTCAGAGGGGAGGTAGAGGTGCTGAGGGGTCAATATGATGTGTTATTTACACCTGGCAATACAAAGAAAGTAGAATTAGATGGAGTTACGCGCCTAAGTACTAGCAGTTTTAAGGAGTTAGAAGTAGAGAATGTTGAAGATTTTATAGCTACAGGAGATAGTTATGTGTTTTATAGTGAAATTCCAAACTGGGATGAAGAGTATCTTGCAAAGCAGCCCAGAAAAAGTGAGAGAAATAAAATAGCCCTTGATTTACCAGAAGGATATAGTAAAAGCCCAGTTGCAGAGCTAGTTGACGAAATAGTAGAAGGTGAAGAAGGACCCTATAACAAAGCCAAAGCTATAGAGCGATATTTAAGATTTAACTATCAATATTCTTTAGATGTAGAATTACCAGCTGAGGGTCAAGATTTTGTAGAAGACTTCTTGTTTAACCAGCAGAAAGGGTATTGTGCACATTTTTCCACAGCCTTTGTTGTGATGGCTAGGTTGGCTGATATAGAGGCGCGTTGGGTGTCTGGATTTAACCACGGCACAAGAGATGGAGATTCTTATATTATCAGGCAAAGAAACGCCCATTCTTGGCCGGAAGTTTATATAGCCAATGCAGGGTGGGTTGCTTTTGAGCCCACGCCAGGTTTTAGAAATATAGCAAGGGATATAACAAGAGATGAATCAGATTCATATGAGAGGGATTTAGGAGAAAATCAGCACGACCATATCGAGGAAGGATATTGGGATGAGGAAGGGGATTGGGTAGGTGGCTCTACAGATGATGATCCAAACCAAACTAATGTCCCTGTAACGTTTATCATAATATCACTACTAACAGGGCTATTAGCTATACTAGCAGTTAGGATAATAAAAGGAAAAAAAGAGGCGTTATTGTCCAATGAATCCGCTGTTATTAAGTCCTATCATGTAGTGCTCAAAAGGTTACATCGTATTAAAATGGCTAGGTCACTTAGTGAGACCCCCTTAGAGTATTCAAATCGACTTAATGAGTATCCATGGATACCACATTCTATCGTTCTTAGGTTAACGCATGCATTTGAGAAAGCTTACTATGGGCAGCAATCAATAGGTAAAAGTGAGAGAGATGAGATAGTATCTCAGAGGAAATCAGCTTCGATATTTAAGATGCTAAGAACTAAGATGTTATATAGTTTAGGGGTTAAAAAATGA
- a CDS encoding DUF58 domain-containing protein, translating to MVNYRIRYVELIVLLFAVIGMYLWSLLLDSQIILSLFWVTCITMLLPIMALLRQLYGISVSRKILHEKKRYYTNDDIDVQIKITNRFYIPTFFPMVLDPLPKNYNRKYPKEVDQFKVFPLVIGNKKIVYTLRNVPRGPIEFRDIKLLKSDLLGFVDMEKILDLKKRILVYPKYVNLKVDSVVGNQLQQQGVYNKYMGRETSQITGVREYQRGDKLSLIHWKATARKRKLMSKEFAPYLTRKSNLILNCYNEDDKVKYDEKFELAVSVAATLVNSFGHCSQPFAMKMSNNERFYVEKRSKNQFLKEGMQKLALVQKNGQVPISAFCKANSYLFEPETMLFIVTTEIDAHFKKVINQLSAKRIFVKVFLVGANSEYENAPYIQRVLSLNDLVHDENKLKGVAR from the coding sequence GTGGTAAATTATAGGATTAGATATGTCGAACTTATAGTTTTGTTATTTGCTGTTATAGGTATGTATTTATGGTCTTTACTTTTAGATAGTCAAATAATTCTTAGTTTATTTTGGGTTACATGTATAACTATGCTACTTCCAATCATGGCACTTTTGAGACAGCTTTATGGTATTTCAGTTAGCCGAAAAATCTTACACGAAAAGAAAAGATATTATACAAATGACGACATTGATGTTCAAATTAAAATTACCAATAGATTTTATATACCAACCTTTTTCCCTATGGTGCTAGACCCGCTACCTAAAAATTATAATAGAAAATATCCCAAAGAAGTTGACCAATTTAAAGTGTTTCCACTAGTGATAGGTAACAAAAAGATAGTTTACACTTTGCGTAATGTCCCAAGGGGGCCCATAGAATTTAGAGACATTAAACTTCTTAAGAGCGACTTACTAGGGTTTGTGGATATGGAAAAGATCCTAGACCTTAAAAAGAGGATTTTAGTTTATCCTAAATATGTTAACCTAAAAGTCGATTCTGTAGTGGGAAATCAACTGCAGCAACAAGGTGTATATAACAAATATATGGGTAGAGAAACCTCTCAAATTACCGGCGTGCGAGAGTATCAAAGAGGGGATAAACTTAGCCTTATCCACTGGAAGGCAACAGCGAGAAAACGTAAGCTTATGAGTAAAGAATTTGCCCCATATCTAACTAGAAAAAGCAATCTAATTCTGAACTGTTATAACGAAGATGATAAGGTTAAGTACGATGAGAAGTTTGAGTTAGCTGTTAGCGTAGCTGCAACGTTAGTAAACTCATTTGGGCACTGCAGTCAACCATTTGCAATGAAGATGAGCAATAATGAACGATTCTATGTAGAAAAAAGATCTAAAAATCAGTTTCTTAAGGAGGGAATGCAAAAGCTAGCTTTAGTCCAAAAAAATGGTCAGGTGCCTATTTCTGCTTTTTGTAAGGCAAATAGTTATCTATTTGAGCCGGAAACCATGCTGTTTATCGTGACTACAGAAATTGATGCACACTTTAAAAAAGTTATTAATCAACTATCTGCTAAAAGGATTTTTGTAAAGGTCTTTTTAGTAGGGGCAAACAGTGAATATGAAAACGCGCCTTATATACAGAGGGTTCTTTCTTTAAATGATTTAGTTCATGACGAAAATAAGTTAAAGGGGGTTGCGAGATGA
- the groL gene encoding chaperonin GroEL (60 kDa chaperone family; promotes refolding of misfolded polypeptides especially under stressful conditions; forms two stacked rings of heptamers to form a barrel-shaped 14mer; ends can be capped by GroES; misfolded proteins enter the barrel where they are refolded when GroES binds), translated as MSKEIKLREDGRKALERGVNTLADTVKVTLGPKGRNVVLDKKFGSPLITNDGVTIAREIELEDAFENMGAQLVKEVATKTNDVAGDGTTTATLLAQAIIREGIKNVTAGANPMILRKGIEKAVEAVVEEIKNISKPVEGKEAISQVAAISADDKKVGELIAEAMEKVGKDGVITVEESKSFGTNLNVVEGMQFDRGYISPYMVTDTEKMEAVLDDPYILITDKKITNIQEVLPVLEKIVQQGKQMVLIAEDVEGEALATLVVNKLRGTFTCVALKAPGFGDRRKAMLEDIAILTGGQVISEDLGIELKNVDLDMLGRARQVQVNKDDTIIVDGNGDANEIEKRISQLRTQIEDASSEFDQEKLQERLAKLAGGVAVIEVGAATETEMKEKKLRIEDALAATKAAVEEGIVSGGGTALAHALRALDNVEVEKGDEKTGVLIVKRALEEPVRQIAENAGEEGSVVVERVKSEAVGVGYNALTGNYEDMIAAGIVDPAKVTRSALQNAGSISAMFLTTEAVVADKEDDDAGAGAAAGGGMPGGMPGMM; from the coding sequence ATGTCTAAAGAAATTAAACTAAGAGAAGATGGAAGAAAAGCTTTAGAGCGTGGTGTTAATACACTAGCAGATACTGTAAAAGTGACATTAGGACCAAAGGGTAGAAACGTTGTACTTGATAAAAAGTTTGGTTCTCCGCTAATTACCAATGATGGTGTTACTATTGCTAGGGAAATTGAACTTGAAGATGCTTTTGAAAATATGGGAGCTCAATTAGTGAAAGAGGTAGCTACTAAAACAAATGACGTAGCTGGTGACGGCACCACAACTGCTACACTTTTAGCTCAGGCTATTATTAGAGAAGGAATCAAAAATGTAACAGCTGGTGCTAACCCAATGATTCTTAGAAAGGGTATCGAAAAAGCTGTAGAAGCAGTTGTAGAGGAAATCAAAAACATTTCTAAGCCGGTAGAAGGTAAAGAAGCTATTTCTCAGGTAGCTGCAATCTCTGCTGATGATAAAAAAGTTGGCGAACTTATTGCTGAAGCTATGGAGAAAGTTGGTAAAGATGGAGTAATAACCGTTGAGGAATCTAAAAGCTTTGGAACTAACCTAAATGTGGTTGAGGGTATGCAATTCGACAGAGGTTACATCTCTCCATATATGGTAACAGATACAGAGAAAATGGAAGCTGTACTTGATGATCCATATATCTTAATTACCGATAAAAAGATTACAAACATTCAGGAAGTGCTTCCTGTTTTAGAAAAAATAGTACAGCAAGGCAAGCAAATGGTGCTTATCGCTGAAGACGTAGAAGGCGAAGCTTTAGCTACATTAGTAGTTAACAAGCTTAGAGGTACATTTACATGTGTAGCTCTAAAAGCTCCTGGATTTGGCGACAGAAGAAAAGCTATGCTAGAAGATATCGCTATCTTAACAGGTGGCCAAGTAATTTCCGAAGACTTAGGTATTGAACTTAAAAATGTTGATTTAGATATGTTAGGTAGAGCTCGCCAAGTACAAGTCAATAAAGATGACACCATTATAGTAGATGGAAATGGCGACGCTAATGAAATCGAAAAGAGAATTTCTCAGCTAAGAACTCAAATCGAAGATGCTTCTTCTGAGTTTGATCAAGAAAAACTTCAAGAGCGTTTAGCAAAGTTAGCTGGAGGAGTTGCAGTAATAGAAGTAGGTGCTGCTACAGAAACAGAAATGAAAGAGAAAAAGCTAAGAATTGAAGATGCTCTTGCGGCTACAAAAGCAGCTGTAGAAGAAGGAATCGTATCTGGTGGTGGAACTGCTTTAGCTCACGCTCTACGTGCTTTAGATAATGTAGAAGTAGAAAAAGGCGATGAGAAGACAGGTGTACTTATCGTAAAAAGAGCTTTAGAAGAGCCAGTTAGACAAATTGCTGAAAATGCAGGTGAAGAAGGCTCAGTTGTAGTTGAAAGAGTCAAATCTGAGGCAGTAGGTGTTGGATACAATGCATTAACCGGTAACTATGAAGATATGATTGCTGCTGGTATCGTTGACCCAGCAAAAGTTACTCGCTCAGCTTTACAAAATGCAGGCAGTATCTCTGCTATGTTCCTAACTACTGAAGCTGTTGTAGCAGATAAAGAAGATGATGATGCAGGTGCTGGTGCTGCCGCTGGTGGCGGAATGCCAGGTGGAATGCCAGGAATGATGTAA
- the groES gene encoding co-chaperone GroES, with protein MNIRPLGDRVVIKTVEGEEKTASGIVLPDNAKEKPQKGEVVAVGSGRVLENGSKLEMEVSVGDTVMYSKYAGSEVKIDGEEYLILSEKDVLAIL; from the coding sequence ATGAACATCAGACCTTTAGGAGACAGAGTAGTAATTAAAACTGTAGAAGGCGAAGAAAAAACAGCTAGCGGCATTGTTTTACCAGACAACGCTAAAGAAAAGCCACAAAAAGGTGAGGTAGTAGCCGTAGGAAGTGGCAGAGTGTTAGAAAATGGAAGCAAGTTAGAGATGGAGGTATCTGTTGGAGATACTGTAATGTATTCTAAGTATGCAGGTTCTGAGGTAAAAATTGATGGAGAAGAGTACCTCATTTTAAGCGAAAAAGACGTACTGGCGATTTTATAG
- the fdhD gene encoding formate dehydrogenase accessory sulfurtransferase FdhD — protein MAKKKVDIVRFVNNKYKTMEDCVVEETPLTIYINGEQFITLLSTPYNQQELVIGFILSESLISKVDEIEAIDLDKDNGVVEVSIPNYSPLKKKLYGKRTITTGCGKGTIFYNVLDSLNNKGYKLNKDVKVSAQRIMEQMQQVQKVSQLYKETGGVHTASLSDGENLLYTREDIGRHNAVDKVLGRAFLDEIAVEDKILLSSGRLSSEIVLKVIKAKIPILVSRSAPSSLAVSLAERGGLTLIGFVRGKKLNCYTHHNRLKGVTYGD, from the coding sequence ATGGCTAAGAAAAAAGTTGATATCGTTAGGTTTGTAAATAATAAGTATAAAACTATGGAAGACTGTGTAGTGGAGGAAACTCCTTTAACAATTTATATAAATGGTGAGCAATTCATAACATTACTTTCTACACCCTATAACCAACAAGAGCTTGTTATAGGGTTTATTTTGTCGGAATCCTTAATTTCTAAAGTTGATGAAATTGAAGCTATAGATTTGGACAAAGATAATGGAGTTGTGGAAGTGAGCATTCCTAATTATAGTCCATTAAAGAAGAAGTTATACGGTAAGAGGACTATAACTACGGGTTGTGGCAAAGGAACTATATTTTATAACGTGTTGGACTCTTTAAATAACAAGGGCTATAAATTGAATAAAGATGTTAAGGTTTCAGCTCAAAGGATAATGGAACAAATGCAACAAGTCCAAAAAGTATCACAATTATATAAAGAAACCGGTGGGGTTCATACAGCTAGCTTATCTGATGGAGAAAACCTGCTTTATACAAGAGAAGATATAGGGAGGCACAATGCCGTAGACAAAGTTTTAGGAAGGGCATTCCTTGATGAGATTGCTGTAGAAGACAAGATATTACTTTCTAGCGGGAGACTTTCTTCAGAAATAGTCCTGAAAGTAATTAAGGCGAAGATTCCCATCTTAGTATCTAGATCGGCACCTAGTTCTCTGGCAGTTAGCTTGGCGGAACGGGGAGGACTGACCTTAATAGGGTTTGTTAGAGGGAAAAAACTTAATTGCTATACTCACCATAACAGACTAAAGGGGGTGACCTATGGTGACTAA